The Aspergillus flavus chromosome 2, complete sequence region CTGCAGTCTAATTATTAACACACCAGAAGGCAGAAATGACAAGTAGAATAGAGGGCCACCGGTGTCAGCGACCGCCAATTGCATTCTTGACGCCAACAGCCGTCCTGTAGCCAACGTATTGCGATTAGATCATAGGCTTCTCCATGGGCTTGATGATGCCCTGTTTGATCATCACACGAGGCTTGGTTGCGTTCTGCAAAGTTTCCTTCGTCGACCACTCGGGGCCAATAGGCAAACGGAGAGATCTCTCGTACTGTTGTCTGGACTCGAAGGGGTGAGGGAGCTGGGTGGCCAAATATTTATTGTTCTAGATGGGGGAGTGAAATATTAGCATCTGATGATCAATGGTTAATGGAACATTGCCTCAACAAGAGTCGTCTTACCTTCTTAACCCGTTTCTCGTTGATGATGACGCGGGAGAGTTTGGCGTCTTTTCTGTTCTCAGGCTTAACACCCTCAACAGTGGTAAGGAACCGTTTCTGtcgcttctgctgctttttACTGATGCCATCACCCGCCCAATTGCCCCAACCTGGCAAGGTATTATCAATCActtggtcatcttcctccttgataGTGTCatgtttctcttgttcaAAGTCTTGCACAACCTCATCCCCAGCAAATGCTCTCTTAACGAGGTCATGATTCTTGAGAAGCACTGGCACGTTGCCGTCATTATCACTATCATCGCCCTCGTCCATATGTTGCTTTTTGGGAGGTATGACcggcttctctttctgatTGTGGGGTATGGACTTGGACTTTGTGTTATCAGGCTTCCCTCCATCCACAGCAATGTCAAGCCCTTGCTGTGAATCATCCGCTGTTGTTCGACGGTTGTTCCTACTCGTCTGAATTAACCAGGGattctcatcttcagcagcatcttctttctggctGGAGGACGCAGATGTGCCACGTGTACGAGACTTCTTATCAGACCCTGCCGGTTTTCTCTTGTCAGGCCGATTGACTACAATGTCAACATCTTGGTCCACCTCGGAAGCTCgagcatcttcatcatctgatcCTGGGGCCTCTTCGAACTCATTACGAGCGTGTGATTTTGATTTGCTCTCTGGGGCTGACTTCGAATCCTTAGAATGACCAAATTTACGTCGGCCAACCTCGGATTCGGCTTCTGAGTGGGATTCTTCTCCATGGAGTTCACGATTGAGGCGTCGGATTTCAGCGTCGTTCTGCGCTTTGCGCGCAGCCTCCGCGTTCTGCATGAACTTCATCGAAAGCAGCTTGGCGTGAGGGCCCTTCAGTTCTGATTCGACATCACTGCCATGTTCGAGCTTATCTAGCTTCTCGCGAAGTTTGCGCTTCTCCGCATCAGAGCTATCTTCTTCGTTCCaaggatcatcatcctcagaTTCCGAACTGGACGAACCCAGATAGTCTTCGTCCCCATGCGATATACGCTTTCCCTCGATACGCCGCCGTAACTCCTCCTCCTTTAAGGCCAAGTCAGCTGTGCCGAGTCGGGCTTCCTCATCCCATGCAGTTCGACCCGTCTGCTTAAGGCTCTTTGCCCATTTGCTCTCCTTATGTTTTGAGCCCATTCTCGCCTCTGCCCTGCGCCGTTCATTTTGTTCTCGCTCTTGTTCATCAATGTCCACACCGGCTTCGAGAAGGGCCTGCCGTTCTTGCTGCTCCAACTTCTCTCGCTCTTTACGATGCACTCGACGGTATGACTTgctcttgatcttcttgatccgTTTAGCTCGCACTTCTTCTCGGAAAAGTAAATCACGTCGTTTCCGCAACTCTGCTCTGCGTGCCCGAATCTCCTCAATAGGCAGTTTTCGCGCTTGTAGTTCCTCGAATTCCTGTACTTGGTCTTCGGCTGATTTGCCGTTTGCTTCTGCCAAGCCACTCTCGATTAGGATATTTTGGATAGTGCTTTCGAGATCCGTTCGGGGCTCTGCAGCACCTAAGCGGTGCGTCTGATTGCCTTCAGGATCGGGAAGGGGAAACATAAGGTGTTCCGCCCTGCGATTTGCCTTAACAGTCTCTAGCCAGCGATCCAAGGTTTCCTTGCTCTTCTCATACGCAGCAGCTCGGTCCAGCCGGTCTTGTTGACGCTTTGCAAGAGGAGCATCTAGTTTTCCAGGTACGCCGGACGATTTGTGCGTAGAAATAGCTGAATCTACATGTTTCAGGGAGCTCTTCAAGCGCGAGTCTGTAATAGAGGGTAAAAGGTCGGCCACAGTCAATTTCCGTGTAGATGACAATCCGAATTCCGTTGGATTGCCATGTTCCTGTCCACCGTTTGTTTTGCGCGTTGACTTCTTAGCAGAATCTGTTTCCATAGAGTTGACAAAATCTTGTAGTTTCGAAAGACCGTGCTCATTACCAGTATCCTCGTTGTCAGAGAGCTCCAGCTCGCTCTCATCACCGAAACTGCtatcatcgtcgtcctcgtcacTTTCGGAGCCGCCTTCCTCTGagtgatcatcatcatcgaatTCCTCGGCTGCTTTCTTCGCCTTCGAGGACTTTCgcttttctgcttcttcctcttctgctgTATTCATATCCCAAGCTGTAGTCAAATCCACTGCATCTTCACcaagatcatcttcatcttcgtccatTTCGCCATCTTCGGAATCTTCCACATCTTCGGACAAGTTAATCTGGCGACCACTTTTCTTTGGTTCGGAGCCCTTTCGGATCGGTTTGGCCGAAGAGCTTCCCCGGAAACTGAAGCCTTCGAAtctttcctcatcactaGAGCCCATGGCCTCATCACTGTCCACTTCGCTATCATCGTCACTATCGACTTCCCCAAGTCTCCACTTATGGCCTTCTCCATCACTACCACCGTTTTCACTTAGGTCGGAGGACTCGGCACCTGTCCGACGACGCTTGTTATCGGGCTCGTCTGAATCGTCCATGTCGCGACCGGAATGCCGCTTCCGCTTGGATaggtcatcatcatcgcctaAACGGTTCCGTCGAATCTTTGGTTTGATGGGAAATTGGGCCTCTGCGATAGCAAGAGCATTCAAAGCTTTGCtagatttcttcttttgagGTTGTTTTTTAGGTGCTTGATCTCGAGGACCGCGCAACTGGGTTTGCTTGCGGGGCATTGTTGCGGGACCTTTATATAAACGCTAAGAGGCAAGATCgtataaagaatatattcaCGATCTTAATCATAGCCCTGAAAGCTTCGTATGCACTGCTCAACAAGTAAGAGTGTGGAGTGTGGTAGTTggaattaatatttttttttttcttatccgCAGATCAAAAAAAAGTTCAGGTTCTTGGCGGATACGGACCTAAGTTGGTCTTAGCGCCGCCGACTTTCAAATCCTTCCTCCGACTCCGACATTGGTATTATTGCACGTCTCCGCAAATCTATCCAGTAGGTTCTGCTGGCCAATTGCTCACAGCATCGCCACAA contains the following coding sequences:
- a CDS encoding putative small nucleolar ribonucleoprotein complex subunit Utp14 (unnamed protein product), which encodes MPRKQTQLRGPRDQAPKKQPQKKKSSKALNALAIAEAQFPIKPKIRRNRLGDDDDLSKRKRHSGRDMDDSDEPDNKRRRTGAESSDLSENGGSDGEGHKWRLGEVDSDDDSEVDSDEAMGSSDEERFEGFSFRGSSSAKPIRKGSEPKKSGRQINLSEDVEDSEDGEMDEDEDDLGEDAVDLTTAWDMNTAEEEEAEKRKSSKAKKAAEEFDDDDHSEEGGSESDEDDDDSSFGDESELELSDNEDTGNEHGLSKLQDFVNSMETDSAKKSTRKTNGGQEHGNPTEFGLSSTRKLTVADLLPSITDSRLKSSLKHVDSAISTHKSSGVPGKLDAPLAKRQQDRLDRAAAYEKSKETLDRWLETVKANRRAEHLMFPLPDPEGNQTHRLGAAEPRTDLESTIQNILIESGLAEANGKSAEDQVQEFEELQARKLPIEEIRARRAELRKRRDLLFREEVRAKRIKKIKSKSYRRVHRKEREKLEQQERQALLEAGVDIDEQEREQNERRRAEARMGSKHKESKWAKSLKQTGRTAWDEEARLGTADLALKEEELRRRIEGKRISHGDEDYLGSSSSESEDDDPWNEEDSSDAEKRKLREKLDKLEHGSDVESELKGPHAKLLSMKFMQNAEAARKAQNDAEIRRLNRELHGEESHSEAESEVGRRKFGHSKDSKSAPESKSKSHARNEFEEAPGSDDEDARASEVDQDVDIVVNRPDKRKPAGSDKKSRTRGTSASSSQKEDAAEDENPWLIQTSRNNRRTTADDSQQGLDIAVDGGKPDNTKSKSIPHNQKEKPVIPPKKQHMDEGDDSDNDGNVPVLLKNHDLVKRAFAGDEVVQDFEQEKHDTIKEEDDQVIDNTLPGWGNWAGDGISKKQQKRQKRFLTTVEGVKPENRKDAKLSRVIINEKRVKKNNKYLATQLPHPFESRQQYERSLRLPIGPEWSTKETLQNATKPRVMIKQGIIKPMEKPMI